The following proteins are encoded in a genomic region of Populus nigra chromosome 16, ddPopNigr1.1, whole genome shotgun sequence:
- the LOC133676334 gene encoding glycosyltransferase BC10-like, with translation MKDTDDQQLRPQTSWKLQVHLQNFIFYLLVFGCGLAFGIARTSYIRDISFNFQLDQFSNNRTNTSLSNSSSSSPFITIDRNRTGRIGLEEFLRAPNVSHDMNEEELLWRASMVPRLPNYPFQLVPKVAFLFLTKGPMPLAPLWDLFFKGHQGLYSIFVHSNPSFNGNYTEEEDSVFRGRKIPSKEVQWGKFSMVEAERRLLANALLDFSNQRFVLLSESCIPLFNFSTIYSYLMGSTTTFIEVYDLPGPVGRGRYNHRMRPVIQLDKWRKGSQWVEMDRQLAVEVVSDRKYFPTFRKFCKVSCYSDEHYLPTFVNMKSRKKNSNRSLTWVDWSRGGPHPRKFGRLDITVNFLERLRKWRQCENNGRWTNICYLFARKFTPAALDRLMRFAPKVMQF, from the exons ATGAAGGATACCGACGATCAGCAGCTACGCCCACAAACCTCATGGAAGCTCCAAGTGCACCTCCAGAACTTCATCTTCTATTTGCTGGTCTTTGGCTGTGGCTTAGCCTTTGGTATCGCACGCACTTCCTATATCAGAGACATTTCTTTCAACTTTCAACTCGACCAATTCTCTAACAATCGAACCAACACCTCCCTATCCAACTCCTCCTCATCTTCTCCCTTCATTACAATCGACAGAAACAGAACTGGCCGAATCGGACTCGAAGAATTCTTGAGAGCGCCTAACGTTTCTCATGATATGAACGAGGAAGAATTGTTATGGAGAGCATCAATGGTTCCTCGTCTACCCAATTATCCGTTCCAGCTAGTCCCCAAGGTTGCCTTCTTGTTCTTGACCAAAGGGCCTATGCCTTTAGCTCCGCTGTGGGACTTGTTCTTTAAAGGGCATCAAGGGCTTTATTCAATTTTTGTGCATTCCAATCCATCCTTCAATGGAAATTATACAGAAGAGGAAGATTCTGTGTTTCGTGGCAGGAAGATCCCAAGCAAG GAGGTACAGTGGGGAAAGTTTTCAATGGTGGAAGCAGAGCGTCGTTTACTAGCTAATGCTCTACTGGACTTCTCAAATCAACGTTTTGTTCTCCTATCAGAATCATGCATTCCCTTATTCAACTTCTCAACCATCTACAGTTACTTAATGGGCTCGACAACAACATTCATCGAGGTTTACGATTTACCCGGCCCCGTTGGCCGCGGCCGATACAACCATAGAATGAGGCCTGTAATTCAGCTCGACAAATGGCGAAAAGGCTCCCAGTGGGTCGAGATGGACCGTCAGCTTGCGGTGGAGGTAGTATCCGACCgcaaatattttccaacttttcGGAAATTTTGCAAAGTCTCTTGCTACAGTGATGAGCACTATTTGCCAACATTTGTTAACATGAAGTCTCGGAAGAAAAATTCAAACAGGAGTTTAACATGGGTTGACTGGTCAAGGGGAGGACCTCATCCTCGTAAATTTGGGAGACTGGATATTACTGTTAATTTTTTGGAGAGGTTGAGAAAATGGAGGCAATGTGAGAACAATGGAAGATGGACTAATATTTGCTACTTGTTTGCAAGAAAGTTCACTCCTGCTGCTCTGGATAGGTTGATGAGATTTGCTCCGAAGGTCATGCAATTTTAG